From the Xenorhabdus ishibashii genome, one window contains:
- the carB gene encoding carbamoyl-phosphate synthase large subunit, translating to MAKRTDIKSILILGAGPIVIGQACEFDYSGAQACKALREEGYRVILVNSNPATIMTDPEMADATYIEPIHWEVVRKIIEKERPDAILPTMGGQTALNCALELERQGVLKEFDVTMIGATADAIDKAEDRQRFDKAMKKIGLDTARSGIAHTMEEALAVAEDVGFPCIIRPSFTMGGTGGGIAYNREEFEEICERGLDLSPTNELLIDESLIGWKEYEMEVVRDKNDNCIIVCSIENFDPMGIHTGDSITVAPAQTLTDKEYQVMRNASMAVLREIGVETGGSNVQFAVNPKNGRLIVIEMNPRVSRSSALASKATGFPIAKIAAKLAIGYTLDELMNDITGGLTPASFEPSIDYVVTKIPRFNFEKFAGSNDRLTTQMKSVGEVMAIGRTFQESMQKALRGLEVGATGFDAKVNLDDPQSLTKIRSELKDAGAERIWYIADAFRAGMSVDGLFNLTNIDRWFLIQIEELIRLEEQVAEQGINGLTLDFLRHLKRKGFADARLAKLVGVSDKEIRKLRYDYKLYPVYKRVDTCAAEFATDTAYMYSTYEDECEANPNSDKPKIMVLGGGPNRIGQGIEFDYCCVHAALALREDGFETIMVNCNPETVSTDYDTSDRLYFEPVTLEDVLEIVRVEQPKGVIVQYGGQTPLKLARELEAAGVPIIGTSPDAIDRAEDRERFQQAVNRLGLKQPANATVSAIEQAVEKGNEIGYPLVVRPSYVLGGRAMEIVYDESDLRRYFQTAVSVSNDAPVLLDRFLDDAVEVDVDAICDGERVLIGGIMEHIEQAGVHSGDSACSLPAYTLSKEIQDVMRQQVEKLAFELRVRGLMNVQFAVKDNEVYLIEVNPRAARTVPFVSKATGMPLAKIAARVMAGQSLLEQGTIEEIIPPYYSVKEVVLPFNKFPGVDPILGPEMRSTGEVMGVGRTFAEAFSKAMLGSNSTMRKQGRALLSVREGDKERVVDLAAKLLKHGFELDATHGTAIVLGEAGINPRLVNKVHEGRPHIQDRIKNGEYDYIVNTTAGRQAIEDSKLLRRSALQYKVHYDTTLNGGFATTMALSADPTEQVISVQEMHAKIAK from the coding sequence ATGGCAAAACGTACTGATATTAAAAGTATCCTGATCTTAGGTGCTGGCCCAATCGTTATTGGACAGGCTTGTGAATTTGACTACTCCGGCGCACAGGCTTGTAAAGCGCTGCGGGAAGAAGGTTATCGCGTCATTCTGGTAAACTCGAACCCAGCAACGATAATGACCGATCCTGAAATGGCTGATGCAACTTATATCGAGCCGATCCATTGGGAAGTCGTGCGCAAAATCATTGAAAAAGAGCGTCCTGATGCCATCCTGCCAACAATGGGTGGGCAGACGGCACTAAACTGTGCACTGGAGCTGGAGCGCCAGGGCGTACTAAAAGAATTTGATGTCACCATGATTGGTGCTACCGCTGATGCCATTGATAAAGCAGAAGACCGCCAGCGTTTTGACAAGGCGATGAAGAAAATCGGTTTGGACACTGCTCGTTCTGGCATTGCCCACACGATGGAAGAAGCACTGGCAGTCGCTGAAGACGTAGGTTTTCCTTGCATTATTCGCCCTTCTTTTACGATGGGCGGAACCGGTGGCGGTATCGCCTACAACCGTGAAGAATTTGAAGAAATTTGTGAACGTGGCTTAGATCTTTCTCCAACCAATGAATTATTGATCGATGAATCCCTGATTGGCTGGAAAGAGTATGAAATGGAAGTGGTGCGGGATAAAAACGATAACTGCATTATCGTCTGTTCGATTGAAAACTTCGATCCAATGGGTATCCATACCGGTGATTCCATCACCGTAGCGCCAGCACAGACACTGACCGACAAAGAATACCAAGTCATGCGTAACGCTTCGATGGCGGTATTGCGTGAAATTGGTGTGGAAACCGGTGGTTCAAACGTTCAGTTTGCAGTGAACCCGAAAAATGGCCGCCTGATCGTCATTGAAATGAACCCACGAGTTTCCCGTTCATCAGCATTGGCTTCCAAGGCAACAGGTTTCCCAATCGCGAAAATCGCCGCAAAACTGGCTATCGGTTATACCCTTGATGAATTGATGAACGATATCACGGGCGGACTCACCCCAGCGTCTTTCGAGCCTTCCATCGATTATGTTGTGACGAAAATTCCTCGCTTCAACTTTGAGAAATTTGCCGGCAGCAATGACCGCCTAACCACTCAGATGAAATCTGTTGGTGAGGTGATGGCAATTGGCCGTACTTTCCAAGAGTCCATGCAGAAAGCTCTGCGCGGTCTGGAAGTCGGTGCGACCGGATTTGATGCCAAAGTTAATCTGGATGATCCACAATCCCTGACCAAAATCCGCAGTGAATTGAAAGATGCAGGTGCTGAGCGTATTTGGTATATCGCTGATGCTTTCCGTGCTGGTATGTCCGTTGACGGACTCTTTAACCTGACCAATATCGACCGCTGGTTCTTGATACAAATTGAAGAGTTGATTCGTCTGGAAGAACAAGTTGCAGAACAAGGTATTAACGGCCTTACCCTTGATTTCCTGCGCCACCTTAAGCGTAAAGGTTTTGCTGATGCGCGTCTGGCGAAACTGGTGGGAGTCTCTGATAAAGAGATCCGTAAACTCCGCTATGACTACAAGTTATATCCAGTTTATAAGCGTGTTGATACCTGTGCGGCAGAATTTGCTACAGATACTGCTTACATGTACTCCACATACGAAGACGAATGTGAAGCCAATCCGAACAGCGACAAACCGAAAATCATGGTATTGGGCGGAGGCCCGAACCGCATCGGGCAAGGCATTGAGTTCGATTATTGCTGCGTACATGCTGCTCTGGCTCTGCGTGAAGATGGTTTTGAGACCATCATGGTGAACTGTAACCCAGAAACAGTTTCTACCGATTATGACACTTCCGATCGTCTTTATTTTGAACCTGTTACACTGGAAGACGTACTGGAAATCGTGCGGGTTGAACAACCAAAAGGCGTTATCGTCCAGTATGGCGGCCAGACGCCGCTGAAACTGGCTCGTGAACTGGAAGCAGCCGGTGTACCCATTATTGGCACCAGCCCTGATGCCATTGACCGTGCAGAAGACCGTGAGCGTTTCCAGCAAGCCGTTAATCGTCTTGGCCTGAAACAACCAGCCAATGCCACTGTATCCGCTATCGAGCAGGCGGTTGAAAAAGGTAATGAGATTGGCTATCCACTGGTCGTCCGCCCATCTTATGTGCTGGGGGGACGTGCAATGGAAATCGTATACGACGAGTCAGACTTGCGCCGTTACTTCCAAACTGCGGTGAGTGTATCTAACGATGCGCCGGTTCTGCTGGATCGTTTCCTTGATGATGCTGTTGAAGTTGATGTGGATGCTATCTGTGATGGTGAACGTGTCCTGATTGGCGGCATTATGGAACATATCGAGCAAGCGGGTGTTCACTCCGGTGACTCAGCTTGTTCTTTACCAGCTTATACCTTAAGCAAAGAAATTCAGGATGTTATGCGCCAGCAAGTTGAAAAACTGGCCTTTGAACTGCGTGTCCGTGGTCTGATGAACGTCCAGTTTGCGGTGAAAGACAACGAAGTTTATCTGATTGAAGTAAACCCACGTGCAGCACGTACCGTCCCATTTGTTTCCAAAGCAACGGGTATGCCGCTGGCAAAAATAGCAGCACGTGTGATGGCAGGCCAATCTCTGCTTGAGCAAGGTACTATTGAAGAGATCATTCCACCTTACTACTCCGTGAAAGAAGTCGTACTGCCATTCAATAAATTCCCAGGCGTTGACCCCATTCTGGGACCAGAAATGCGTTCTACCGGTGAAGTCATGGGAGTTGGCCGTACTTTTGCCGAAGCCTTTTCAAAAGCGATGTTAGGCAGTAATTCCACCATGCGTAAGCAAGGCCGGGCGCTATTGTCTGTACGCGAAGGTGATAAAGAGCGTGTTGTCGATTTGGCAGCTAAATTACTTAAACACGGCTTTGAACTGGACGCGACACACGGTACAGCCATTGTATTGGGAGAAGCAGGGATCAATCCACGTTTGGTAAATAAAGTTCATGAAGGACGCCCGCATATTCAGGACAGGATCAAAAATGGTGAATACGACTATATCGTTAATACCACTGCGGGTCGCCAGGCGATTGAAGATTCAAAACTGCTGCGTCGCAGTGCATTGCAATATAAAGTGCACTATGACACAACCTTGAATGGTGGTTTTGCAACGACGATGGCACTGAGTGCTGATCCTACTGAGCAGGTTATTTCTGTACAAGAGATGCATGCTAAAATTGCCAAATAA
- a CDS encoding helix-turn-helix domain-containing protein, whose translation MQVSMLVGKRIQMKRKEIGVTAAELADNIGVSHQQLSRYERGTNKISLEHLVAISIALQTPANWFLEDCFTPPKVHMNNQYTCVAETILGL comes from the coding sequence ATGCAAGTCAGTATGCTGGTAGGAAAAAGAATCCAAATGAAAAGAAAAGAAATTGGAGTGACAGCAGCAGAGCTGGCAGACAACATTGGAGTTAGCCATCAGCAATTGTCACGTTATGAACGCGGAACCAATAAAATAAGCCTGGAGCATTTGGTTGCTATTTCTATCGCCCTGCAAACGCCGGCAAATTGGTTTTTAGAGGATTGTTTTACTCCCCCTAAGGTTCATATGAATAACCAATATACTTGTGTAGCAGAAACAATTCTGGGTTTATAA
- a CDS encoding pilus assembly protein, producing the protein MHHIKKSLLKLAALLFLVSAINAYGGAYVMPVNTIPSGNQAITTMEIIAWTEEEGIPNPCYERNPCYVGPDVQYRGEWKKPGMHGSCREAEVCLSDAHQYPTTADVMRAYKQKFGIPLRVTFTIMSTNADCIGLFYTTDIKEGYGWAEQFPNSTCNKMPPPNQSCEINLPSEIAYGELTATEINNATRSIDGKFKCTAYSNAIILHAKSTDNEDKVYLDSNKQMYSTLQINGKNAANGVRVTTQRPNEYTNFKLTSVLHTLTPPKAGKYEGTAIVYLTYL; encoded by the coding sequence ATGCACCATATTAAAAAATCGTTGTTGAAGCTAGCAGCCCTGTTGTTTTTGGTCAGTGCCATAAATGCCTATGGTGGGGCTTATGTTATGCCGGTTAATACGATCCCATCAGGTAATCAAGCGATTACAACTATGGAAATCATTGCATGGACAGAGGAAGAAGGGATCCCCAATCCTTGCTATGAAAGGAATCCATGCTATGTTGGCCCAGATGTTCAATATAGGGGCGAGTGGAAAAAGCCAGGAATGCATGGCTCCTGTAGAGAGGCAGAGGTGTGCCTGAGTGATGCTCATCAATACCCGACAACCGCTGACGTTATGCGAGCTTATAAACAAAAATTTGGCATTCCTCTACGGGTAACGTTTACCATCATGAGCACAAATGCGGATTGTATTGGTTTGTTTTATACAACTGATATAAAAGAGGGATATGGTTGGGCTGAACAATTTCCCAATTCCACTTGCAATAAAATGCCGCCTCCAAATCAAAGTTGTGAAATTAATTTACCTTCTGAAATTGCTTATGGGGAATTAACCGCGACAGAAATAAATAATGCGACCCGATCAATTGACGGTAAATTTAAATGTACTGCTTATAGTAACGCAATTATATTGCATGCCAAATCAACTGATAATGAAGACAAGGTTTACCTCGATTCCAATAAACAAATGTATTCAACGTTGCAAATTAATGGAAAGAATGCGGCAAACGGCGTGAGGGTCACAACACAAAGGCCAAATGAATACACGAATTTCAAACTGACGTCAGTATTGCACACACTAACTCCCCCGAAAGCCGGAAAATATGAAGGTACTGCAATAGTTTATTTAACTTATTTATAA
- a CDS encoding fimbrial protein has protein sequence MNPLSIRLSRYVLPILFLFGIGSQQSAYARDNLRQDVRITLTVLAPACSIKTESQNIEVDFENILNNDLYLKHRTKGKPFYLYLTDCDPQMIKRLKIKFLGEMSQELPGLLAVRSNDRLHGIAIGMEKIDGTPMPFNKTSEFPLLANSRDNKITFQAYVQATPRVIQEKKIGFGPFTAIATFEVNYD, from the coding sequence ATGAATCCGTTAAGCATCAGATTATCCAGATATGTATTGCCGATACTGTTTCTTTTCGGCATTGGTAGCCAGCAAAGTGCATATGCACGGGATAATCTGCGTCAGGATGTCAGAATTACGCTAACTGTACTTGCTCCCGCTTGTTCGATTAAGACAGAAAGTCAAAACATAGAAGTGGATTTTGAAAACATTCTTAACAACGATCTTTATCTGAAGCATCGTACAAAGGGTAAGCCATTTTATCTGTATTTAACGGATTGTGATCCTCAGATGATAAAACGGTTAAAGATCAAATTTTTGGGAGAAATGAGCCAAGAGCTACCGGGGTTGTTGGCAGTGAGATCTAACGATCGTCTTCATGGCATTGCTATTGGTATGGAAAAAATTGATGGTACACCGATGCCGTTTAATAAAACCAGTGAATTTCCATTATTAGCTAATAGCAGAGATAACAAGATTACATTCCAGGCGTATGTACAAGCTACTCCTCGCGTTATTCAAGAGAAAAAGATTGGTTTTGGTCCATTTACTGCAATCGCGACTTTTGAAGTTAATTATGACTAG
- a CDS encoding fimbria/pilus periplasmic chaperone: MKLKNILMITAMTVSCLMPIHQATAAIALDRTRVIFNGNTKSVSLNIENQHLDLPYLAQAWIEDDKGNKINSPIVVVPPVQRVEAGAKSQVKIQTLPAIAQLPQDRESLFYFNIREIPPRSEKSNVLQIALQTRVKLFYRPDAVIARRIDLDNPWQEKLTLTREGNQYMVNNPTPYYITISEASNKVDGKSVEEFTPLMLAPRSSEKLGGTANSLGNTPVLTYVNDYGGRPQLTFTCSGNTCAVTKVVTNGN; this comes from the coding sequence ATGAAACTGAAAAATATTCTAATGATAACCGCTATGACGGTAAGCTGCTTGATGCCGATTCATCAGGCAACGGCAGCGATAGCGTTAGATCGCACTCGTGTGATTTTTAATGGAAACACAAAATCTGTCAGCCTGAATATTGAAAATCAGCATCTTGATTTGCCTTATTTGGCACAGGCATGGATTGAAGATGATAAGGGAAATAAGATCAATAGTCCGATTGTGGTTGTTCCACCGGTACAACGTGTTGAGGCTGGTGCGAAGAGTCAGGTCAAAATTCAAACACTGCCGGCGATAGCCCAATTGCCACAAGATCGGGAAAGTCTGTTCTATTTCAACATACGTGAAATTCCACCACGCAGTGAAAAATCAAACGTGCTGCAAATCGCTTTGCAGACCCGTGTCAAATTGTTTTATCGCCCTGACGCTGTGATTGCACGCCGTATTGATCTTGATAATCCCTGGCAGGAAAAACTCACCCTAACCCGTGAAGGTAATCAATATATGGTGAATAACCCGACACCTTATTACATCACTATTTCAGAAGCATCGAACAAGGTGGACGGTAAAAGTGTAGAGGAATTTACACCTCTTATGTTGGCACCCAGAAGTAGTGAAAAACTTGGAGGCACCGCTAATTCATTAGGTAATACCCCAGTACTGACTTATGTCAATGATTATGGTGGACGTCCACAGTTAACATTTACTTGTAGTGGCAATACCTGTGCAGTGACAAAAGTTGTGACTAATGGAAACTGA
- a CDS encoding outer membrane usher protein, translating into MNHGFLFDNRKVISNKKTNSNRDNVINQKRVTNKIKKEHLLFGINPLFSLILFALSGVQVAHSRSSVEFNIGALDISERANIDLDKFARAGYIMPGNYMMSVRMNQHELSDTYSIDFIAPTDEPKGSEACISPELVKQIALKQNWIEKLVWQNEGKCLDFNSLPGMSARGDLATYTLYLIIPKIYLEYDLPDWDPPARWDNGIPGLLFDYNVNAQTSKPVHGSSNQQISAIGTAGMNVGEWRFRADWQARYNHFKSQDGDKWGNSEGRKRDWDWSRYYVYRAIPRLEAKLTLGEDYLNSSIFDSFRYTGVSLVTDENMLPPNLRGYAPEVTGVARTNAKVTVRQQGRVLYETQVASGPFRIQDLSDAVVGTLDVRVEEQDGSVQEFQVNTATIPYLTRPGRVQYKLVGGQSTNDKHRREGPAFGLGEFSWGINNGWSLYGGLLAAGDYNALSLGIGRDLVMFGALSFDMTESRARLPGENKTLTGGSYRLSYSKRFDQYNSQVTFAGYRFSERNFMNMGQYIDRRYRNVSSNSGKEMYTITFNKQFIDIGLTAYLNYSHQTYWNRPTNDRYNISLSKYFDIGRYKNISVNLSAYRNNFDNKKDDGMYLNLSIPWGESGTVSYNGLVNRQGNAHTVGYFDRIDDRNNYRISMGTSVDGRASVDGYYNHYGDQTLLTASASYRDGGNTTAALGLQGGVTVTAKGAALHRTNMPGATRLMVDTEGVRNVPIRGFGSAVHTNYFGKAVLADVNSYYRNRANIDLDNLPDDVEALRSVQQATLTEGAIGYRQFQVISGSKAMTIIRLPDGSFPPFGASVLNSVQREIGIVSDEGYAYLSGINQGEKLQVHWDGQTQCEITVPDEMTSESLTSLLLPCQFLTDDNK; encoded by the coding sequence ATGAATCATGGTTTTTTATTTGATAATAGAAAAGTAATCAGTAATAAAAAGACAAACAGTAATAGAGATAATGTGATTAATCAAAAAAGAGTAACTAATAAAATAAAAAAGGAGCACCTACTATTCGGAATTAATCCTCTTTTTTCTCTTATACTGTTTGCATTGTCTGGCGTTCAGGTTGCTCATTCCAGATCATCAGTTGAATTCAATATTGGTGCATTAGATATCAGTGAACGTGCCAATATTGATTTGGATAAATTTGCCCGTGCAGGTTATATCATGCCGGGGAATTATATGATGAGTGTTCGGATGAATCAGCATGAACTTTCGGATACCTATTCTATCGATTTTATTGCACCGACTGATGAGCCAAAAGGTAGTGAAGCCTGTATATCTCCTGAATTGGTGAAACAAATCGCCCTGAAACAAAACTGGATAGAAAAATTAGTCTGGCAGAATGAGGGGAAATGCCTTGATTTTAATTCGTTGCCTGGTATGTCAGCCAGAGGTGATCTCGCCACTTATACGCTTTATTTGATCATACCCAAAATTTATCTGGAATATGACTTACCCGATTGGGACCCCCCTGCTCGTTGGGATAATGGGATACCCGGACTACTGTTTGATTATAACGTTAACGCACAAACCTCTAAACCTGTTCACGGTAGTAGCAACCAGCAGATAAGTGCTATTGGAACAGCAGGAATGAATGTCGGGGAGTGGCGTTTTCGGGCAGACTGGCAGGCCAGATATAACCATTTCAAAAGCCAGGATGGTGATAAATGGGGGAATTCTGAGGGAAGAAAGCGTGATTGGGATTGGAGTCGTTACTATGTATATCGTGCTATCCCTCGTCTGGAAGCGAAATTGACATTGGGTGAGGATTACCTCAATTCCAGCATCTTCGATAGTTTCCGCTATACGGGTGTCAGTTTAGTGACTGATGAAAATATGTTACCACCGAATTTACGTGGATATGCGCCTGAAGTCACAGGTGTAGCACGGACTAATGCCAAGGTGACAGTCAGACAACAGGGGAGAGTGCTGTATGAAACTCAGGTCGCTTCTGGTCCATTCCGTATTCAGGATCTTAGTGATGCAGTAGTAGGAACATTGGACGTCAGAGTCGAAGAGCAAGACGGTAGTGTACAAGAGTTTCAGGTTAATACTGCGACTATTCCTTATCTGACCCGTCCCGGACGAGTACAGTACAAACTTGTTGGTGGCCAATCCACTAATGATAAACACCGTCGCGAAGGGCCTGCGTTCGGTCTGGGTGAATTCTCGTGGGGAATTAACAATGGCTGGTCGCTGTATGGTGGTCTTTTAGCTGCGGGAGATTATAACGCCTTATCACTGGGGATCGGCCGCGACCTGGTGATGTTTGGTGCATTGTCGTTTGATATGACGGAATCGAGGGCAAGATTACCGGGAGAAAACAAAACGCTGACAGGTGGATCTTATCGTCTTAGTTATTCGAAACGTTTTGATCAATATAACAGTCAGGTGACATTTGCCGGATATCGTTTCTCTGAGCGCAATTTCATGAATATGGGGCAGTATATCGATCGCCGCTATCGCAACGTTTCTTCCAATAGCGGTAAGGAGATGTACACCATTACCTTCAATAAGCAATTTATAGATATTGGTTTAACTGCTTACCTTAACTATAGCCATCAAACTTACTGGAATCGGCCAACAAACGATCGCTATAACATTTCCTTATCCAAGTATTTTGATATTGGGCGTTATAAAAATATCAGCGTCAATCTGTCAGCCTATCGTAACAATTTTGACAATAAAAAAGATGATGGCATGTATCTGAATCTTTCCATCCCGTGGGGAGAAAGTGGCACTGTCAGCTACAACGGATTGGTTAATCGTCAGGGCAATGCACATACAGTGGGTTATTTTGATCGTATTGATGATCGCAATAACTATCGTATTTCAATGGGTACGAGTGTCGATGGCAGGGCATCCGTTGATGGCTATTATAACCATTATGGTGATCAGACATTACTCACTGCCAGTGCCAGTTATCGGGATGGTGGCAATACTACGGCAGCCCTTGGCCTGCAAGGTGGCGTAACGGTAACGGCAAAAGGGGCTGCCCTGCACCGTACTAATATGCCTGGCGCAACTCGCCTGATGGTAGATACAGAAGGGGTTCGCAATGTGCCTATTCGAGGATTTGGTTCAGCGGTACATACTAACTATTTTGGTAAAGCTGTGTTGGCTGATGTGAATAGCTACTATCGTAACAGAGCGAATATTGATTTAGATAACTTACCTGATGATGTAGAGGCACTGCGTTCTGTTCAGCAGGCAACATTAACGGAAGGTGCGATTGGTTATCGTCAATTCCAAGTGATATCAGGAAGTAAAGCGATGACAATTATCCGGTTACCGGACGGCTCATTCCCACCTTTTGGTGCTTCTGTCTTGAATTCTGTTCAGCGTGAAATCGGGATTGTCAGTGATGAAGGATATGCTTATCTGAGTGGAATAAATCAGGGGGAAAAACTGCAAGTGCATTGGGATGGACAAACCCAGTGCGAGATTACCGTGCCAGATGAAATGACGTCAGAGTCTTTAACTTCACTTTTGCTACCTTGCCAGTTTTTAACAGATGATAATAAGTAA
- a CDS encoding fimbrial protein — protein sequence MKLNKLAMVVGFGVALAAGAASATNQGSGTVKFRGSIIDAPCSIKNTNVEVDLGAVSSHVLKDGGRSASKSFKIELEGCTTETQKSVKTTFTGAEASEKGLLAIEGTAQGAAIAITNHGNKVIPLGTESDAMSLHDGNNDLNFAAHLKGLTVVGEDGKGTGEVKPGDFTAIANFTLNYL from the coding sequence ATGAAACTGAACAAATTAGCGATGGTTGTAGGTTTTGGTGTGGCTTTAGCTGCTGGTGCGGCAAGTGCGACTAATCAAGGTAGTGGTACAGTTAAATTCAGAGGTTCTATCATTGATGCGCCTTGCTCAATCAAAAACACCAATGTTGAAGTTGATCTGGGCGCTGTTTCCAGTCACGTTCTGAAAGATGGCGGCCGCTCAGCTTCCAAATCTTTCAAAATTGAATTAGAAGGTTGTACTACTGAGACTCAAAAAAGCGTGAAAACCACCTTTACTGGCGCAGAAGCGAGTGAGAAAGGTTTACTGGCTATCGAAGGTACAGCACAAGGTGCAGCAATCGCAATCACTAACCACGGAAACAAAGTGATTCCTTTGGGGACAGAATCAGACGCAATGTCTCTGCATGATGGCAACAACGATCTGAACTTCGCGGCACATCTGAAAGGTTTGACAGTAGTAGGGGAAGACGGTAAAGGCACTGGAGAAGTGAAACCTGGTGATTTCACTGCTATCGCAAACTTTACTTTAAACTACCTATAA
- the deoD gene encoding purine-nucleoside phosphorylase: protein MATPHINAEMGDFADVVLMPGDPLRAKYIAETFLEDARQVNNVRGMLGFTGTYKGRRISVMGHGMGIPSCSIYAKELITEFGVKKIIRIGSCGAVSKDVKIRDVVIGMGACTDSKVNRLRFKDHDFAAIADFDLVRHAVDAAKAKNINTRVGNIFSADLFYTPDPQMFDVMEKYGILGVEMEAAGIYGVAAEFGAKALAICTVSDHIRTGEQTTAEERQNTFNDMIEIALESILLGDN from the coding sequence ATGGCCACCCCACATATTAATGCTGAGATGGGCGATTTTGCTGATGTTGTTTTGATGCCAGGTGACCCACTGCGTGCAAAATACATTGCAGAAACTTTCTTGGAAGATGCCCGTCAGGTTAACAATGTCCGCGGTATGCTGGGTTTCACCGGTACTTACAAAGGCCGCCGCATCTCTGTTATGGGCCATGGAATGGGTATCCCATCTTGCTCTATCTACGCCAAAGAGCTGATCACGGAATTTGGTGTCAAAAAAATCATCCGTATTGGTTCCTGTGGTGCGGTCAGCAAAGACGTTAAGATCCGTGATGTTGTGATCGGTATGGGTGCATGTACTGATTCCAAAGTAAACCGCCTGCGTTTTAAAGATCACGATTTCGCAGCGATTGCTGACTTTGATCTGGTTCGTCATGCAGTGGATGCAGCGAAGGCGAAGAATATCAATACGCGTGTCGGTAATATCTTCTCTGCGGATCTGTTTTATACACCAGATCCTCAAATGTTCGACGTAATGGAAAAATATGGCATCCTGGGGGTTGAAATGGAAGCCGCGGGTATTTACGGTGTTGCTGCTGAATTTGGGGCAAAAGCGTTGGCGATTTGTACTGTGTCTGATCATATCCGTACTGGTGAACAAACCACCGCGGAAGAGCGGCAGAATACATTTAATGACATGATCGAGATTGCGCTTGAATCCATTTTGCTGGGCGATAATTAA
- the deoB gene encoding phosphopentomutase translates to MKRTFIMVLDSFGIGATADAEKFGDEGSNTLGHIAERCALGEADIGRKGQLHLPNLSRLGLGKAAEESCGTFPIGLDKDAEIIGAYGYASELSSGKDTPSGHWEIAGVPVLFDWGYFRDEENSFPQELLDKLVERANLPGYLGNCHSSGTVILDKLGEEHMKTGKPIFYTSADSVFQIACHEETFGLDRLYELCEIAREELNIGEYNIGRVIARPFVGDKAGNFQRTGNRHDLAVEPPAPTVLKKLVDEKKGEVVSIGKIADIYANVGITKKVKATGIDALFDASLIEMEQAGDNTIVFTNFVDFDSSYGHRRDVAGYAAALELFDRRLPEMLKLVKEDDILILTADHGCDPTWAGTDHTREHVPVLVYGQKVKPGSLGHRETFADMGQTVAKYFDLTPMDYGKAMF, encoded by the coding sequence ATGAAACGTACATTTATCATGGTATTGGATTCCTTTGGTATCGGTGCAACGGCTGATGCTGAAAAGTTTGGTGACGAGGGATCTAACACTTTGGGTCATATTGCAGAACGTTGTGCCCTTGGTGAGGCTGATATTGGCCGTAAGGGGCAGCTACACTTGCCAAACCTGAGCCGTTTGGGATTGGGTAAGGCAGCGGAAGAGTCTTGCGGAACGTTCCCAATTGGCCTGGATAAAGATGCCGAAATTATCGGTGCTTATGGTTACGCGAGTGAACTTTCTTCTGGTAAAGACACGCCGTCAGGACACTGGGAAATTGCAGGCGTTCCGGTGCTGTTTGACTGGGGTTATTTCCGTGACGAAGAAAACAGCTTCCCACAGGAATTGCTGGATAAACTGGTTGAACGGGCAAATCTGCCGGGGTATCTGGGTAACTGTCACTCTTCCGGTACCGTGATTTTGGACAAGTTGGGTGAAGAGCATATGAAAACCGGTAAACCGATTTTCTATACCTCTGCGGATTCTGTTTTCCAGATTGCTTGCCATGAAGAGACATTTGGCTTGGATCGTCTGTACGAGCTGTGTGAAATTGCTCGTGAAGAGTTGAATATTGGCGAATATAACATTGGTCGTGTTATTGCCCGTCCATTTGTGGGTGATAAAGCCGGCAATTTCCAGCGTACTGGCAATCGTCATGATTTGGCCGTTGAGCCACCCGCCCCAACTGTCCTGAAAAAATTGGTTGATGAAAAGAAGGGGGAAGTGGTTTCCATTGGCAAAATTGCAGATATTTACGCAAATGTCGGGATCACCAAAAAAGTCAAGGCGACAGGAATTGATGCCCTGTTTGATGCTTCGCTGATTGAAATGGAGCAAGCGGGAGATAACACCATCGTATTTACCAATTTTGTTGATTTTGACTCTTCCTACGGTCACCGCCGTGATGTTGCCGGTTACGCGGCAGCGCTGGAGTTGTTCGATCGTCGTTTACCTGAAATGCTGAAATTAGTTAAAGAAGATGACATTCTGATTTTAACCGCTGACCATGGTTGTGACCCGACTTGGGCGGGAACAGATCACACACGTGAACATGTTCCGGTTCTGGTTTACGGCCAAAAAGTTAAGCCAGGTTCACTAGGACATCGTGAAACATTCGCCGACATGGGGCAGACAGTAGCAAAATACTTCGATCTGACACCAATGGATTACGGTAAAGCGATGTTTTAA